The sequence AGACCGCTGGCTTGGCGATGACAAGGACAAGCCATACAAACAGCGACATACAGCAACCCGGATATACCATCGTCTGAAATCGGAACTCGAGTATTCCGGTGGAGAGACGACGGTTCGCCGTTATGTGCGTGAGGCAAAGCTGAGGCTGGGTTTAACGAATCAGCAGGCATTTATCCCATCAGATCCGACGACTGCCCAGGAAGCCGAGGTAGACTGGGGAAACTGTCAGGCAGTTATTGCCGGCGAACCCGTGAAGCTGAAATTATTTTGCATACGTTCAAAATGTTCGGGCAAACACTTTGTTCGCTGTTATCCCTGTGAAAGGCAGCAAGCTTTATTTGACGCTCATATCCAGGCCTTTTCATTTTTTGGAGGCGTGTTCCCAGTTCTTATCTATGACAATCTGACAACAGTCGTACAAAAGGTATTTAAAGGAAAAAAACGTCATCTTCAGGAATCTTATAATCGGTTCAAGGCCTATTACAACTTCGATCCACGGTTTTGCAATCCCGGCCAGGGCCATGAAAAAGGTGGGATTGAAGGCCTGGTCGGCTACGCTCGAAGAAATTATATGGTTCCTATCCCACATGCTGACAGCCTGGACGAATTGAACACGCGCCTCCTCGATGATTGCATGGCCTATGGAGAGCATCGCATCGCCGGTCAAACACAAAGCGTCAATGAATTGTTTGAATCAGAAAAGCAGGTATTGCTGCCATTGCCGACAACATCGTTCAGTAACGTTGAGACGTTCATGGTCAGGGTAAACAAATATGCCACCGTTATTATTGACAAGAACCGGTATTCTGTCCCGACGCGCTATGCTTACATGAGAGTGCAGGCGATAGTAGAGATAGACCAGGTGATCATTTATTGGAGCGGCAGAAAAATAAGCACCCATCATCGGTTATATGGAAATAATAAGTGGAGTTTAAAACCGGAACATTATCTGGAGTTGATTCGTCAGCGTCCACAATCATTTGATACCGCCCGGCCAATTTTACAATGGCGTGATCAATGGCCGGATTGCCTGGAAAAGTTATTAGAACATTTTCGCCGGAAAAACGGTGTAACCAAAGGTACCCGGGAATTTGTCACCGTGCTGATGCTGTACGAAAAATATGCTGTCGACAAGATCGAAGCAGCCGTAAAGGAAGCACTGAAAAGCAATGTCGGCTGCAGCAATGCTCTCAAGCAGATTTTACACAGTCAAAACATCTCTATGGAGTCCCAATTTGATCCTTTGTCGAACTGGGAGACACTGCCCCCTGCTGACATCTCGGCATACGAACAGCTTGGAGGTATCTTATGAACCCAGCAGTCCAGGCAGTCCTCACACAGCACTTAAAAACGCTGAAGCTCTCGACGATGGAAAAAGAGTTGGAAGGTCAGATCCGGCAGGCGCATGAGGCGGCCTGCGGCTACGATGAGTTTTTATTGAATCTTGTTGAAGCGGAAGTTCAAATACGGCAGGAAAACGGTCGCAAGCGACGTCTCAAGGAAGCCAGGTTCCCGATGCAGAAACCGCTTGAAACATTTGATTTTGAGGCTGCCCCTGATTTGGACGCCCGGTTGATCAAAGAACTTTCAACAGGGACATTCATTAAAGAAGCCCGGAATATAATTTTGATAGGTAAAAGCGGAGCCGGTAAAACCCATCTGGCAACCAGCATCGGGATGGAAGCCTGCCGGTATGGACATCGAGTTCGTTTTATTACTGGTTGTGGGCTTGCAAACGAACTGACGGAGGCCAGGGAACAACAGGCTCTGGGTAGAATGATAAAACGATATGCCGGTTA is a genomic window of uncultured Desulfobacter sp. containing:
- the istA gene encoding IS21 family transposase encodes the protein MLKVDQYDYIRTAHRVYGKAIKELARETGHSKNTIKKILKQEYIGYKQRSKQPYPVLGPYIQEIDRWLGDDKDKPYKQRHTATRIYHRLKSELEYSGGETTVRRYVREAKLRLGLTNQQAFIPSDPTTAQEAEVDWGNCQAVIAGEPVKLKLFCIRSKCSGKHFVRCYPCERQQALFDAHIQAFSFFGGVFPVLIYDNLTTVVQKVFKGKKRHLQESYNRFKAYYNFDPRFCNPGQGHEKGGIEGLVGYARRNYMVPIPHADSLDELNTRLLDDCMAYGEHRIAGQTQSVNELFESEKQVLLPLPTTSFSNVETFMVRVNKYATVIIDKNRYSVPTRYAYMRVQAIVEIDQVIIYWSGRKISTHHRLYGNNKWSLKPEHYLELIRQRPQSFDTARPILQWRDQWPDCLEKLLEHFRRKNGVTKGTREFVTVLMLYEKYAVDKIEAAVKEALKSNVGCSNALKQILHSQNISMESQFDPLSNWETLPPADISAYEQLGGIL
- the istB gene encoding IS21-like element helper ATPase IstB, which translates into the protein MNPAVQAVLTQHLKTLKLSTMEKELEGQIRQAHEAACGYDEFLLNLVEAEVQIRQENGRKRRLKEARFPMQKPLETFDFEAAPDLDARLIKELSTGTFIKEARNIILIGKSGAGKTHLATSIGMEACRYGHRVRFITGCGLANELTEAREQQALGRMIKRYAGYGLLILDELGYVPFSKIGAELLFQVLTERHERRSIIITTNLGFGDWTQVFGDANLTAALLDRVTHRAHIIQCNWDSYRLKQTLKSRG